The following are encoded in a window of Sphaerisporangium siamense genomic DNA:
- a CDS encoding SpoIIE family protein phosphatase, producing the protein MTHCDDAEDRPVTMDGADIFTVEDEVGRDLAMVDWGATPLGPPDGWPQSLRTAVSIVLSSRFSMWMAWGPRLTFFCNAAYRRDTLGRKYPWALGRPASEVWAEIWDDIGPRIDAVLATGEATWDEALLLFLERAGYPEESYHTFSYSPLRDDSGAVVGMLCVVSEDTERVIGERRMATLRDLGSDPSVVRTEQEMLSFACRQLGRNLQDLPFTLTYLLDEDGGARLAGATGIGAGHPAAPVALTLDEPGGVWPAAALARGESVLVPLDGPAFAGLPSGDWPEPPAQALVVPLLRQGGAPYGFLVAALNRYRPLDDSYRGFVELAAGHVAAGVASARGYEAQQRRAEELAELDRAKTVFFSNISHEFRTPLTLIMGPVRELRNTLAGAGEEVRQDLELVHRNGLRLGKLVNTLLDFSRIEAGRMQARYEPVDLAAVTAELASVFRSAIDKAGLTFAVDCPPMAEPVYIDRGMWEKVVLNLLSNALKFTFDGSVGVTVREEDAHAVVTITDTGIGIPPQELPRLFERFHRIESARSRSNEGSGIGLALVQELVGLHGGTITADSAEGEGTTFTIRLPVGSAHLPADSLVSPGATEAVSGTAGPFVEEALRWLPGEQPGAEDTAAPGVSPGVRPAGADPGAQVRVLIADDNADMREYLSRLLKGAGYLVGAVGDGLLALDVVRAEMPDLVVSDVMMPRLDGLALVAALRSDPRTAGVPVLLLSARAGQEAAIEGLEAGADDYLVKPFSAAELLARVRATVELSRMRNHHTRWRNAMIDSLQEAFFVADDTGAVIEINAAFTDILGYGADGLPYTPLHPWWPDEDDDPQAFAITAEAFARMVGEGRGNCVIPVTHRDGHRIWVAVTYNDVIDPDTGRRRVVGTLRDVTSDRYLVQRESALAALSVRVSQADDLGDALRGGLEALREVWQARQIPAAVWNDDAPPEVFCAPPGDGWQDLPDTVRERLTALREQAPLRPVAAEAGGAGITLEHPEGLLTIWVDLGRNRPFTREDQTLLALLAGHLGQGLHRVHQLDRQRAAAVALQRAILGPSRLPAGFAVRYEPAGRPLEVGGDWYDIVPLDGERVGIVVGDCVGHGLEAAAVMGQLRSACRALLLQDADPAQVFTALDRFAALVPGAKCTTVFCGILDTATGDLVYSSAGHPPGILAHSDGTTLLLEGGRSTPLAVRPGHPRPEARCTMPPRSTLLLYTDGLVERRRRPLTTGIGQAGLALQAGRTTPIEDLAADVMNILAPEGGFNDDVALLLYRQPAPLEVAFPAESGQLAPVRTALRDWLARCQLTPSMIQNVLVAAGEACANAIEHGHRHAPGRTIRLRAVATVDDLHLTVADSGLWKPPRLEADSHRGRGVALMRALMQEVTIHPGAAGTTVDMHARIS; encoded by the coding sequence GTGACGCACTGTGACGACGCCGAGGACCGGCCGGTGACGATGGACGGGGCCGACATCTTCACCGTCGAGGACGAGGTCGGCCGGGATCTGGCGATGGTGGACTGGGGGGCGACCCCGCTCGGGCCGCCGGACGGGTGGCCGCAGAGCCTGCGGACGGCGGTGAGCATCGTCCTGTCGTCGCGGTTCTCCATGTGGATGGCATGGGGGCCGCGGTTGACGTTCTTCTGCAACGCCGCCTACCGCCGCGACACCCTGGGCCGCAAGTACCCGTGGGCGCTGGGCCGGCCCGCGAGTGAGGTGTGGGCGGAGATCTGGGACGACATCGGCCCGCGCATCGACGCCGTGCTGGCCACGGGGGAGGCGACCTGGGACGAGGCGCTGCTGCTGTTCCTGGAGCGGGCCGGCTACCCCGAGGAGAGCTACCACACCTTCTCCTACAGTCCGCTGCGCGACGACTCCGGCGCGGTGGTCGGCATGCTGTGCGTCGTCAGCGAGGACACCGAGCGGGTGATCGGCGAGCGGCGGATGGCGACGCTGCGGGACCTCGGCTCCGATCCGAGCGTGGTCCGCACCGAGCAGGAGATGCTGTCCTTCGCCTGCCGGCAGCTCGGCCGCAACCTGCAGGACCTGCCGTTCACCCTGACCTACCTGCTCGACGAGGACGGCGGCGCGCGGCTGGCGGGGGCGACGGGGATCGGCGCCGGGCACCCGGCCGCCCCCGTCGCCCTGACGCTCGACGAGCCCGGCGGGGTGTGGCCCGCGGCGGCGCTGGCCCGGGGCGAGTCGGTGCTCGTGCCGCTCGACGGCCCCGCGTTCGCCGGTCTGCCGTCGGGTGACTGGCCGGAGCCGCCCGCGCAGGCGCTGGTGGTGCCGCTGCTGCGGCAGGGCGGCGCGCCGTACGGGTTCCTGGTGGCCGCGCTCAACCGGTACCGGCCGCTGGACGACTCCTACCGCGGGTTCGTCGAGCTGGCCGCCGGGCATGTCGCGGCGGGGGTCGCCAGCGCCCGCGGGTACGAGGCCCAGCAGCGGCGCGCGGAGGAGCTGGCCGAGCTGGACCGCGCCAAGACCGTCTTCTTCTCCAACATCAGCCACGAGTTCCGCACCCCCCTGACCCTGATCATGGGGCCGGTGCGTGAGCTGCGGAACACGCTGGCCGGCGCCGGGGAGGAGGTGCGCCAGGACCTGGAGCTGGTCCACCGCAACGGCCTGCGCCTGGGCAAGCTCGTCAACACCCTGCTCGACTTCTCCCGCATCGAGGCCGGGCGCATGCAGGCGCGCTACGAGCCGGTGGACCTGGCGGCGGTGACCGCCGAGCTGGCCAGCGTCTTCCGCTCCGCGATCGACAAGGCCGGCCTGACCTTCGCGGTGGACTGCCCTCCGATGGCCGAGCCGGTGTACATCGACAGGGGCATGTGGGAGAAGGTGGTGCTCAACCTGCTGAGCAACGCGCTGAAGTTCACCTTCGACGGCTCGGTCGGCGTCACGGTGCGCGAGGAGGACGCCCACGCGGTGGTGACGATCACCGACACCGGCATCGGCATCCCGCCGCAGGAGCTGCCGCGGCTGTTCGAGCGGTTCCACCGCATCGAGAGCGCCCGGTCGCGCTCCAACGAGGGCAGCGGCATCGGCCTGGCCCTCGTCCAGGAGCTGGTCGGCCTGCACGGCGGCACCATCACCGCCGACAGCGCCGAGGGCGAGGGCACGACCTTCACCATCCGGCTGCCGGTCGGGTCCGCCCACCTGCCGGCCGACAGCCTGGTCTCCCCCGGCGCGACGGAGGCGGTCTCGGGCACCGCCGGGCCGTTCGTCGAGGAGGCGTTGCGCTGGCTCCCCGGGGAGCAACCGGGCGCCGAGGACACCGCCGCCCCCGGCGTCTCCCCCGGCGTCCGCCCCGCCGGCGCCGATCCCGGCGCGCAGGTCCGGGTGCTGATCGCCGACGACAACGCCGACATGCGCGAGTACCTGTCCCGCCTTCTCAAGGGCGCCGGGTACCTGGTCGGCGCCGTCGGTGACGGGCTGCTGGCTTTGGACGTCGTGCGCGCGGAGATGCCCGATCTCGTGGTGAGCGACGTGATGATGCCCCGCCTCGACGGCCTGGCCCTGGTCGCGGCGCTGCGGTCCGATCCGCGTACCGCCGGGGTGCCGGTGCTGCTGCTGTCGGCCCGCGCCGGGCAGGAGGCCGCCATCGAGGGCCTGGAGGCGGGCGCGGACGACTACCTGGTCAAGCCGTTCTCCGCCGCGGAGCTCCTGGCGCGGGTCCGTGCCACGGTGGAGTTGTCCCGGATGCGCAACCACCACACCCGCTGGCGCAACGCGATGATCGACTCCCTGCAGGAGGCGTTCTTCGTCGCCGACGACACCGGCGCGGTGATCGAGATCAACGCGGCGTTCACCGACATCCTGGGCTACGGGGCCGACGGGCTGCCCTACACTCCCCTGCACCCCTGGTGGCCGGACGAGGACGACGACCCGCAGGCCTTCGCGATCACCGCCGAGGCGTTCGCCCGGATGGTCGGCGAGGGCCGGGGGAACTGCGTGATCCCCGTCACCCACCGGGACGGGCACCGGATCTGGGTCGCGGTCACCTACAACGACGTCATCGACCCCGACACCGGCCGGCGCCGGGTCGTGGGCACCCTGCGCGACGTCACCTCCGACCGTTACCTGGTGCAGCGGGAGAGCGCGCTGGCCGCGCTCAGCGTGCGCGTCTCCCAGGCCGACGACCTCGGCGACGCCCTGCGCGGGGGGCTGGAGGCGCTGCGGGAGGTCTGGCAGGCCCGGCAGATCCCGGCGGCGGTGTGGAACGACGACGCCCCGCCGGAGGTCTTCTGCGCGCCGCCGGGCGACGGCTGGCAGGACCTGCCGGACACGGTGCGCGAGCGGCTGACGGCCCTGCGCGAGCAGGCGCCACTGCGTCCGGTCGCCGCCGAGGCGGGCGGGGCCGGCATCACCCTGGAGCATCCCGAGGGCCTGCTGACCATCTGGGTCGACCTGGGCAGGAACCGGCCCTTCACCCGGGAGGACCAGACCCTGCTGGCGCTGCTGGCCGGGCACCTCGGCCAGGGCCTGCACCGCGTCCACCAGCTCGACCGGCAGCGCGCGGCGGCCGTGGCCCTCCAGCGCGCCATCCTCGGCCCGTCCCGGCTGCCGGCGGGCTTCGCCGTGCGCTACGAGCCGGCCGGCCGCCCTCTGGAGGTGGGCGGCGACTGGTACGACATCGTGCCGCTGGACGGCGAGCGCGTCGGGATCGTGGTCGGCGACTGCGTGGGGCACGGGCTGGAGGCCGCCGCCGTGATGGGGCAGTTGCGCAGCGCCTGCCGGGCCCTGCTGCTGCAGGACGCCGACCCCGCGCAGGTGTTCACCGCCCTCGACCGGTTCGCCGCCCTGGTCCCCGGCGCCAAGTGCACCACCGTCTTCTGCGGCATCCTGGACACCGCCACCGGCGACCTGGTGTACTCCAGCGCCGGGCATCCCCCGGGCATCCTCGCCCACTCCGACGGGACCACCCTGCTCCTGGAGGGCGGCCGCTCGACCCCGCTGGCCGTGCGGCCGGGCCATCCGCGGCCGGAGGCCCGGTGCACCATGCCGCCCCGGTCCACCCTGCTGCTGTACACCGACGGCCTGGTGGAGCGCCGCCGGCGTCCGCTGACCACCGGCATCGGTCAGGCGGGCCTGGCTCTGCAGGCGGGCCGGACCACGCCCATCGAGGACCTGGCGGCCGACGTGATGAACATTCTCGCGCCGGAGGGCGGCTTCAACGACGACGTCGCCCTGCTGCTGTACCGCCAGCCCGCCCCGCTGGAGGTCGCCTTCCCCGCCGAGTCCGGCCAGCTCGCCCCGGTGCGCACCGCGCTGCGGGACTGGCTGGCCCGCTGCCAGCTCACCCCCTCGATGATCCAGAACGTGCTGGTCGCGGCCGGGGAGGCCTGCGCCAACGCGATCGAGCACGGGCACCGCCACGCCCCCGGCCGCACGATCCGGCTGCGGGCGGTCGCCACCGTCGACGACCTGCATCTGACGGTCGCCGACTCCGGCCTCTGGAAGCCCCCGCGGCTGGAGGCCGACTCCCATCGCGGCCGCGGCGTCGCCCTCATGCGCGCCCTGATGCAGGAGGTCACCATCCACCCCGGCGCCGCCGGGACCACCGTCGACATGCATGCGAGGATCTCCTGA
- a CDS encoding STAS domain-containing protein, protein MTTPLTVVASERPDGTPVLAVTGEIDMSNAGVLDDALTTSAGDDALLVDLSAVEYLDSAGLTVLFSHAARIRVLANPVIAPVLTISGFTEVTTVE, encoded by the coding sequence ATGACCACCCCCCTGACCGTGGTCGCCTCGGAGCGGCCCGACGGCACCCCGGTGCTCGCCGTCACCGGCGAGATCGACATGAGCAACGCCGGCGTCCTGGACGACGCGCTGACCACGTCGGCCGGCGACGACGCGCTGCTGGTCGACCTGAGCGCGGTGGAGTATCTCGACAGCGCGGGCCTGACGGTCCTGTTCTCCCACGCCGCGCGCATCCGGGTCCTCGCCAACCCGGTGATCGCGCCCGTCCTGACGATCTCCGGTTTCACGGAGGTCACCACCGTCGAGTGA
- a CDS encoding GntR family transcriptional regulator, giving the protein MGTPLDIDLDRSSPVPLYFQVAEQIAEAIRRGDLAPGARLDNEILLADRLGLSRPTIRQAIQYLVDKGLLVRKRGVGTQVVHGQVKRSVELTSLYDDLRRAGQDPTTQVLSLGPVGADEEIASVLGVPAGAEVLRLERVRYAGGEPLALLHNWLPAAAGLTSEVLSRRGLYELLRAAGVRMRVANQRIGARAATPAEARLLDERRGAPLLTMVRTTYDDQGRAVEHGSHVYRASHYSLEVTLIER; this is encoded by the coding sequence ATGGGCACGCCACTCGACATCGATCTCGATCGCTCCAGCCCCGTGCCGCTGTACTTCCAGGTCGCCGAGCAGATCGCCGAGGCCATCCGGCGGGGCGACCTCGCCCCGGGGGCGCGGCTCGACAACGAGATCCTGCTCGCCGACCGCCTGGGACTGTCACGCCCGACGATCCGCCAGGCCATCCAGTACCTCGTGGACAAGGGCCTGCTGGTGCGCAAGCGCGGCGTCGGCACCCAGGTCGTGCACGGGCAGGTCAAGCGCTCGGTGGAGCTGACCAGCCTGTACGACGACCTGCGCCGCGCCGGGCAGGACCCGACCACCCAGGTGCTGTCCCTCGGGCCGGTCGGCGCCGACGAAGAGATCGCCTCGGTCCTCGGCGTCCCGGCGGGCGCCGAGGTGCTGCGCCTGGAGCGGGTGCGCTACGCCGGCGGCGAGCCGCTGGCCCTGCTGCACAACTGGCTGCCCGCCGCGGCCGGGCTGACCTCCGAGGTGCTGTCGCGACGCGGCCTGTACGAGCTGCTACGGGCGGCCGGGGTGCGCATGCGGGTGGCCAACCAGCGCATCGGCGCGCGGGCGGCCACCCCCGCCGAGGCGCGCCTGCTGGACGAGCGCAGGGGCGCCCCGCTGCTGACCATGGTGCGCACCACCTACGACGACCAGGGCAGGGCCGTGGAGCACGGCTCGCACGTCTACCGCGCCTCGCACTACTCGCTGGAGGTCACGCTCATCGAGCGCTGA
- a CDS encoding DedA family protein: MHVDEWLQAIPAIWIYVIVGGVIGVESLGIPLPGEVVLVSAALLSAQHVVDPLWVGVCASAGAIIGDSIGYAIGRRGGQPLFDRLARRFPKHFGPAHIAKAQQAFDRWGMWAVFFGRFIALLRILAGPLAGALHMPYWRFLVANVLGGITWAGGTTAVIYYLGMAADRWLKGFSWVALVVALLFGLGTTLLLKRRAARVTAAGAGPADQRSMSVTSSE, translated from the coding sequence ATGCATGTCGATGAGTGGCTCCAGGCGATTCCGGCCATCTGGATCTACGTGATCGTCGGCGGCGTGATCGGCGTGGAGAGCCTGGGCATCCCCTTGCCCGGTGAGGTCGTCCTCGTCAGCGCCGCGCTGCTGTCCGCGCAGCACGTCGTCGACCCGCTGTGGGTGGGGGTGTGCGCCAGCGCGGGCGCCATCATCGGCGACTCCATCGGCTACGCCATCGGCCGCCGGGGCGGGCAGCCGCTGTTCGACCGCCTCGCCCGGCGGTTCCCCAAGCACTTCGGGCCCGCCCACATCGCCAAGGCGCAGCAGGCGTTCGACCGGTGGGGCATGTGGGCGGTCTTCTTCGGGCGTTTCATCGCCCTGCTGCGCATCCTGGCCGGGCCGCTGGCGGGCGCCCTGCACATGCCGTACTGGCGGTTCCTGGTGGCCAACGTGCTCGGCGGCATCACCTGGGCGGGCGGCACCACCGCCGTGATCTACTACCTCGGCATGGCGGCCGACCGGTGGCTCAAGGGCTTCTCCTGGGTGGCGCTGGTCGTCGCCCTGCTGTTCGGCCTGGGCACGACGCTGCTGCTCAAGCGCCGCGCCGCCCGCGTGACCGCCGCCGGGGCCGGGCCGGCCGATCAGCGCTCGATGAGCGTGACCTCCAGCGAGTAG
- a CDS encoding class I SAM-dependent methyltransferase, producing the protein MADWRRSRLIARVYDFWITHERLGAPGGRLLWGADMRRFYLDLRDAARPGAGERVLDVPCGGGTAFTALTPEAGGYVAVDVSALMLRRARDRARRRGLRLAGLLQADVTRLPLADGAFDRCLSSLGLHCFADPAAALAEMARVLRPGGALWGTVVVRGTGWRRDALIRVLRRAGAFGAVITAEDLARMLEAAGFHDADVRLNGAIARFSARRT; encoded by the coding sequence ATGGCGGACTGGCGCCGGTCGCGTCTGATCGCGAGGGTCTACGACTTCTGGATCACCCATGAACGGCTGGGCGCGCCCGGGGGCAGGCTCCTGTGGGGCGCCGACATGCGGCGCTTCTACCTCGACCTGCGGGACGCGGCCAGGCCGGGCGCGGGCGAGCGGGTGCTGGACGTGCCGTGCGGCGGAGGCACCGCCTTCACGGCGCTCACGCCGGAGGCGGGCGGCTACGTGGCGGTGGACGTCTCCGCGCTGATGCTGCGCCGGGCCCGCGACCGCGCGCGGCGCCGGGGGCTGCGCCTGGCCGGCCTGCTCCAGGCGGACGTGACCCGGTTGCCGCTGGCGGACGGCGCGTTCGACCGGTGCCTCAGCTCGCTGGGGCTGCACTGCTTCGCCGACCCGGCCGCGGCGCTGGCCGAGATGGCGCGGGTGCTGCGGCCGGGCGGGGCGCTGTGGGGCACGGTGGTCGTGCGCGGGACCGGGTGGCGGCGGGACGCGTTGATCCGCGTGCTGCGCCGCGCGGGCGCGTTCGGCGCCGTGATCACGGCCGAGGACCTGGCGCGCATGCTGGAGGCGGCCGGTTTCCATGACGCCGACGTGCGCCTCAACGGCGCGATCGCCCGCTTCTCGGCGCGCCGGACCTGA
- the menD gene encoding 2-succinyl-5-enolpyruvyl-6-hydroxy-3-cyclohexene-1-carboxylic-acid synthase: MNPATALSGVLLDELVRCGLTDLVLAPGSRSAPLAVAAHGDPRLRLHVRIDERSASFLALGLARRSERPVALVCTSGSAAANFHPAVIEASESGVPLLLLTADRPPELRGTGASQTIDQLKLYGPSVRWFAEVGVPEERPGQVAYWRSLACRAYQRALGPGDPGPVHLNLAFREPLIPDGDTSWCEPLEGGDGPWVRARVAPPSAGLHVTPTRRGVLVVGDGAVNVRRHVAAAGMAGWPVLSEPSGGARYGDHAISTYHFLLGVPEFADAHSPDVVVTLGRPSLSRPLMSWLKHAQEHIVVSPDLTRWPDPTRSATQVAAAVEIAAASGDDGWLRSWRTAEAAARRAVDAVLDDSGLSEPRLARDLAELLPNNALLFTGSSMPIRDLDQAMRPRRGLRLMANRGASGIDGLVSTAVGAALAHNGPSYALLGDLTLLHDQNGLILGPREPRPDLCLVVVNNDGGGIFSLLPQAALPDSFERVFGTPHGVDLSAVAAATGTPYTPLATIGDLPKAIRGEGLRLVEARTGREDNARVHAAMRDAAHHAVRALA; encoded by the coding sequence GTGAACCCGGCCACGGCGCTGAGCGGCGTGCTGCTCGACGAGCTGGTGCGCTGCGGGCTCACCGACCTCGTGCTGGCCCCCGGATCCCGGTCGGCGCCGCTCGCCGTCGCCGCCCACGGCGACCCGCGGCTGCGGCTGCACGTGCGCATCGACGAGCGGTCGGCCTCCTTCCTCGCCCTCGGCCTGGCCCGCAGGTCCGAGCGGCCGGTCGCGCTCGTCTGCACCTCGGGCAGCGCCGCCGCCAACTTCCACCCCGCGGTGATCGAGGCGAGTGAGTCCGGCGTCCCGCTCCTGCTGCTGACGGCCGACCGCCCGCCCGAGCTGCGCGGCACCGGCGCCAGCCAGACCATCGACCAGCTCAAGTTGTACGGGCCGTCGGTCCGCTGGTTCGCCGAGGTCGGCGTGCCCGAGGAGCGTCCCGGCCAGGTCGCCTACTGGCGCTCGCTGGCCTGCCGCGCCTACCAGCGCGCCCTCGGCCCCGGCGACCCCGGCCCCGTCCACCTCAACCTGGCCTTCCGCGAGCCGCTGATCCCCGACGGCGACACCTCCTGGTGCGAGCCCCTGGAGGGCGGCGACGGCCCCTGGGTGCGGGCCCGGGTGGCGCCCCCCTCGGCCGGGCTGCACGTCACCCCGACCCGGCGCGGGGTGCTGGTGGTCGGTGACGGCGCCGTCAACGTGCGCCGCCACGTCGCCGCCGCGGGAATGGCCGGCTGGCCGGTGCTGTCGGAGCCCAGCGGCGGCGCCCGCTACGGCGACCACGCCATCTCGACCTACCACTTCCTGCTGGGCGTCCCGGAGTTCGCCGACGCCCACAGCCCCGACGTCGTGGTCACGCTGGGCCGTCCGAGCCTGTCGCGGCCCCTGATGTCGTGGCTCAAACACGCCCAGGAGCACATCGTCGTCAGCCCCGACCTGACGCGCTGGCCCGACCCGACCCGCTCGGCCACCCAGGTCGCCGCCGCCGTCGAGATCGCCGCCGCCTCGGGCGACGACGGCTGGCTGCGCTCCTGGCGCACGGCCGAGGCCGCCGCCCGGCGGGCCGTGGACGCGGTGCTCGACGACAGCGGGCTCAGCGAGCCGCGCCTGGCCAGGGACCTGGCCGAGCTGCTGCCCAACAACGCGCTGCTGTTCACCGGCTCCTCCATGCCGATCAGAGACCTGGACCAGGCGATGCGCCCGCGCAGGGGCCTGCGGCTGATGGCCAACCGCGGCGCCTCGGGCATCGACGGGCTGGTGTCCACCGCCGTCGGCGCGGCCCTGGCGCACAACGGGCCCTCCTACGCCCTGCTCGGCGACCTGACCTTGCTGCACGACCAGAACGGGCTGATCCTCGGGCCGCGCGAGCCGCGTCCGGACCTGTGCCTGGTCGTGGTCAACAACGACGGCGGCGGCATCTTCTCCCTGCTGCCGCAGGCCGCCCTGCCCGACTCCTTCGAGCGCGTCTTCGGCACCCCCCACGGCGTGGACCTGTCGGCCGTCGCCGCCGCCACCGGCACCCCCTACACGCCGCTGGCCACGATCGGCGACCTGCCCAAGGCCATCCGCGGCGAGGGCCTGCGCCTGGTGGAGGCCCGCACCGGCCGCGAGGACAACGCCCGCGTCCACGCCGCCATGCGCGACGCCGCCCACCACGCCGTCCGCGCCCTCGCCTGA
- a CDS encoding AMP-binding protein: MGERPVHAVLGTPGPLVVEKIREALLGGGPAVLPLDPSLPGPALRATLAALRPTHLVTDEGVEALPGGVPADGAVAAIIATSGSTGTPKGVELPAAALVASASASLERIGARPGERWLCCLPPSHVSGLQVLVRALLGGTEPVVHERFSPGAVAAAGADHVSLVPTQLRRVIDAGVPLTGLRTVLLGGAAPPPGLLEAARGAGVRVVTTYGMSETCGGCVYDGVPLEGVRVAAGADGRIRLGGPVLFAGYRLRPDLTAAAMDGGWYVTSDLGTVEGGRLRVLGRADDVINTGGRKVVAGTVAGVLGAHPGVREAVVLGRPHPEWGQEVVAVVVPADPAAPPALAELRAHVKTRLPGYAAPRAVRLVDRLPLLPNGKHDLVAIREEISRFVGTRDLS; the protein is encoded by the coding sequence GTGGGTGAGCGTCCGGTGCACGCGGTACTCGGCACTCCCGGCCCGCTGGTTGTGGAGAAGATCCGCGAGGCGCTCCTCGGCGGCGGCCCGGCCGTGCTGCCGCTCGATCCTTCCCTGCCGGGCCCCGCGCTGCGGGCGACGCTGGCGGCCCTGCGCCCCACACACCTGGTCACGGACGAGGGCGTCGAGGCCCTGCCCGGCGGGGTCCCCGCGGACGGCGCGGTCGCGGCGATCATCGCCACCAGCGGGTCCACGGGCACGCCCAAGGGGGTGGAGCTGCCCGCCGCCGCGCTGGTCGCCTCGGCGTCCGCCTCGCTGGAGCGGATCGGCGCCCGCCCGGGCGAGCGCTGGCTGTGCTGCCTGCCCCCTTCGCACGTCTCCGGCCTGCAGGTGCTGGTCCGGGCCCTGCTCGGCGGCACCGAACCGGTGGTCCACGAACGGTTCTCCCCCGGCGCGGTGGCCGCCGCGGGCGCCGACCACGTCTCCCTGGTCCCCACCCAGCTCCGGCGCGTGATCGACGCCGGGGTGCCGCTGACGGGCCTGCGCACGGTCCTGCTCGGCGGCGCCGCGCCCCCGCCCGGCCTTCTGGAGGCCGCCCGGGGCGCGGGCGTGCGCGTGGTGACCACGTACGGCATGAGCGAGACGTGCGGGGGGTGCGTCTACGACGGCGTCCCGCTGGAGGGCGTGCGGGTGGCGGCCGGCGCGGACGGGCGGATCCGCCTCGGCGGGCCGGTGCTGTTCGCCGGGTACCGGCTGCGGCCCGACCTGACGGCGGCGGCCATGGACGGCGGCTGGTACGTGACCTCGGACCTGGGGACGGTCGAGGGGGGCCGGCTGCGGGTGCTGGGCCGCGCGGACGACGTGATCAACACCGGTGGGCGCAAGGTCGTCGCCGGGACGGTGGCCGGGGTGCTGGGCGCGCACCCGGGCGTGCGGGAGGCCGTCGTGCTCGGCCGGCCGCACCCGGAGTGGGGGCAGGAGGTCGTGGCGGTCGTCGTCCCGGCCGACCCCGCCGCTCCCCCGGCGCTGGCGGAGCTGCGCGCGCACGTCAAGACGCGCCTGCCCGGGTACGCGGCGCCGCGCGCGGTGCGGCTGGTGGACCGGCTGCCGCTGCTCCCGAACGGCAAGCATGACCTTGTCGCGATAAGAGAAGAGATTTCTAGGTTTGTTGGCACAAGAGATCTTTCTTGA
- a CDS encoding RNA polymerase sigma factor, with protein sequence MPRTTAAAPAESEAPATTLARIIDQGRTQGHLSLAELREAFSSAGIGPAKGRSILRELTEAGVSLATENEAAPQVGAPAGKTRKSTTVKTTVKSAMTSTTTSKPAHTGVRAAGAETAEARPRRGRAAHKTAAPPAPARPAPKDEPVSGPEDSWEEPDEAELQNETLDLDDQSSVMGDSVHTYLKSIGRRTLLTAAEEVELAKRIEAGLYAEHKLETGSPGEQERTELGWVVEDGRRAKDHMLEANLRLVVSVAKKYTDRGMALLDVVQEGNLGLIRAVEKFDYSKGYKFSTYAMWWIRQAIQRGFADSARTIRLPVHVLELLSKLSRVERDMHQRLGREPTPEELAVELDKTPDQIEELLRTSRQPISLNATIGEDGETTIGDLIEDVDAPEASEVVDRQLLGAELRGVLDNLTPREAKIMALRFGLIDGKPHTLDEIGKHLGLTRERIRQLEKESLSKLRHPSNTRPLLDWAS encoded by the coding sequence ATGCCCAGAACCACCGCGGCGGCCCCGGCCGAGAGCGAGGCGCCCGCGACGACCCTCGCCCGGATCATCGACCAAGGCCGGACGCAGGGTCACCTTTCCCTCGCGGAGCTCCGCGAGGCGTTCTCGTCGGCGGGGATCGGCCCGGCCAAGGGCCGTTCCATCCTGCGCGAGCTCACCGAGGCCGGCGTGAGCCTGGCGACCGAGAACGAAGCCGCCCCGCAGGTGGGCGCCCCGGCCGGGAAGACCCGTAAGAGCACCACAGTGAAGACCACCGTGAAGAGCGCAATGACCAGCACCACCACCTCCAAGCCCGCGCACACCGGCGTCCGGGCGGCCGGCGCGGAGACCGCCGAGGCCCGCCCCCGGCGCGGCCGGGCCGCCCACAAGACCGCCGCCCCTCCCGCCCCCGCGCGGCCCGCCCCCAAGGACGAGCCCGTCTCCGGCCCTGAGGACTCCTGGGAGGAGCCCGACGAGGCCGAACTGCAGAACGAGACCCTCGACCTGGACGACCAGTCCTCGGTCATGGGGGACTCGGTGCACACCTACCTCAAGTCCATCGGCCGCCGCACGCTGCTGACCGCGGCCGAGGAGGTCGAGCTGGCCAAGCGCATCGAGGCGGGCCTGTACGCCGAGCACAAGCTGGAGACCGGCTCTCCCGGCGAGCAGGAGCGCACCGAGCTGGGGTGGGTCGTCGAGGACGGCCGCCGCGCCAAGGACCACATGCTGGAGGCCAACCTCCGCCTGGTGGTGTCGGTCGCCAAGAAGTACACCGACCGCGGCATGGCCCTGCTGGACGTCGTGCAGGAGGGCAACCTCGGGCTGATCCGCGCGGTCGAGAAGTTCGACTACTCCAAGGGCTACAAGTTCTCCACCTACGCCATGTGGTGGATCCGCCAGGCGATCCAGCGCGGTTTCGCCGACTCGGCGCGCACGATCCGCCTGCCGGTGCACGTACTGGAGCTGCTGTCCAAGCTGTCGCGCGTCGAGCGCGACATGCACCAGCGGCTGGGCCGCGAGCCCACTCCCGAGGAGCTGGCGGTCGAGCTGGACAAGACCCCCGACCAGATCGAGGAGCTCCTGCGCACCAGCCGCCAGCCGATCAGCCTCAACGCGACGATCGGCGAGGACGGCGAGACCACGATCGGCGACCTGATCGAGGACGTCGACGCGCCCGAGGCCTCCGAGGTCGTGGACCGTCAGCTTCTCGGCGCCGAGCTGCGCGGCGTGCTGGACAACCTGACCCCGCGCGAGGCCAAGATCATGGCGCTGCGCTTCGGGCTGATCGACGGCAAGCCGCACACGCTGGACGAGATCGGCAAGCACCTGGGCCTGACCCGGGAGCGGATCCGCCAGCTGGAGAAGGAGTCCCTCTCCAAGCTCCGCCACCCGAGCAACACCCGACCCCTGCTCGACTGGGCGAGCTGA